In Catenulispora sp. GP43, one genomic interval encodes:
- a CDS encoding FAD-dependent oxidoreductase: MRVSVIGAGLGGLCLAQGLRGAGIDVDVYERDPAITARFQGYRLVLNPAGFEALRGCLPERWHPLLDAIVDDTRVERLVLDPQLTKIGELGPPRSGLVVDRHVLRHLLLTGLDVHTGAAFTGYDVLNDGSNGQDIRVRAHFAQAAPAVADLLVGADGVNSAVRAVLAPQTVPTDTGVRFVIGRTPMTERFEGLSRAFGAKIVGDGVSLLLGAMRFRIPPKQAAEELAPEVTLPDTGDYVRWAMILPPDGTLGEQTPQQAVLSRIEGWHPDLQALIEQADPDNSTLLSIRVVEPRERWAPGPVTLLGDAIHATSPTGGNGANTALRDADVLRRSLIQAGGGGRSLLDAVGDYERQVLEYGAEAVRQSLEALPAYVAKP; encoded by the coding sequence GGCGCAGGGTCTGCGCGGTGCCGGCATCGACGTCGACGTGTACGAGCGGGATCCGGCGATCACCGCGCGCTTTCAGGGCTACCGGCTGGTGCTGAACCCGGCGGGCTTCGAGGCGCTGCGCGGCTGCCTGCCGGAGCGCTGGCATCCGCTGCTGGACGCGATCGTCGACGACACCCGCGTCGAGCGGCTGGTCCTGGACCCGCAGCTGACGAAGATCGGTGAGCTCGGTCCGCCGCGGTCCGGACTCGTCGTCGACCGGCACGTGCTCCGGCACCTGCTGCTCACCGGCCTGGACGTGCACACCGGCGCCGCGTTCACCGGCTACGACGTCCTGAACGACGGCTCGAACGGCCAGGACATCAGGGTCCGGGCCCACTTCGCGCAGGCCGCCCCGGCCGTCGCCGATCTGCTCGTCGGCGCGGACGGGGTCAACTCCGCCGTCCGCGCGGTGCTGGCGCCGCAGACGGTCCCGACCGACACCGGAGTCCGGTTCGTCATCGGGCGCACCCCGATGACCGAGCGTTTCGAGGGACTGTCCCGGGCCTTCGGCGCGAAGATCGTCGGCGACGGAGTGAGCCTGCTGCTCGGCGCCATGCGCTTCCGCATCCCGCCGAAGCAGGCGGCCGAAGAGCTGGCACCCGAGGTGACTCTGCCCGACACCGGCGACTACGTGCGCTGGGCCATGATCCTGCCGCCGGACGGCACGCTCGGCGAGCAGACCCCGCAGCAGGCCGTCCTGTCCCGGATCGAAGGCTGGCACCCGGATCTCCAGGCGCTCATCGAGCAGGCCGACCCGGATAACAGCACCCTGCTGTCCATCCGCGTCGTCGAACCGCGCGAACGCTGGGCACCCGGCCCGGTCACGCTCCTGGGCGACGCCATCCACGCCACCTCCCCGACCGGAGGCAACGGTGCGAACACCGCTCTGCGTGACGCCGATGTGCTGCGTCGATCCCTGATCCAGGCCGGCGGGGGCGGTCGAAGCCTGCTCGACGCGGTCGGCGACTACGAGCGGCAGGTGCTGGAGTACGGCGCCGAAGCCGTACGGCAGAGTCTTGAAGCGCTACCGGCTTATGTCGCGAAGCCGTAG
- a CDS encoding zinc-binding dehydrogenase, with amino-acid sequence MRGFITDPAGPAGLRLSDDLPEPAPKPNEALVEVRAYAVNNDEATLIARRPDGWRPGQDAAGVVLRALRVGGAVLGRQVLVTGATGGVGQFAVQLALAAGATVTALVSDPERVEDARALGAHRVVTSLDEASLGPFHLVLEGVGGDVLAAAVRHVVPGGHVAWYGNPGRRTTEISLADFYTQGWNAHIVGFISPHPEETKGEDLAILARLVADGRLTPHIGLVLDWERTPEVFERMAARGFRGKAVLKVRD; translated from the coding sequence ATGAGGGGATTCATCACCGACCCGGCGGGCCCTGCCGGGCTGCGCCTGAGCGACGACCTGCCCGAGCCCGCGCCGAAGCCGAACGAGGCGCTGGTGGAGGTCCGCGCCTACGCGGTGAACAACGACGAGGCCACCCTGATCGCGCGCCGCCCGGACGGCTGGCGCCCCGGCCAGGACGCCGCCGGGGTGGTGCTGCGGGCGCTGCGCGTCGGCGGCGCGGTTCTGGGCCGCCAGGTCCTGGTCACCGGCGCCACCGGCGGCGTCGGACAGTTCGCGGTCCAGCTGGCGCTGGCGGCCGGCGCGACGGTGACCGCCCTGGTCAGCGACCCGGAGCGGGTCGAGGACGCGCGGGCGCTGGGTGCGCACCGGGTGGTGACGTCGCTGGACGAGGCCTCCCTCGGGCCGTTCCACCTGGTGCTGGAAGGGGTCGGGGGCGACGTCCTGGCCGCGGCGGTGCGGCACGTGGTCCCCGGCGGCCACGTGGCCTGGTACGGCAACCCGGGACGGCGCACCACCGAGATCAGCCTGGCCGACTTCTACACGCAGGGCTGGAACGCGCACATCGTCGGCTTCATCAGCCCCCACCCCGAGGAGACCAAGGGCGAGGACCTGGCGATCCTGGCCCGCCTGGTCGCCGACGGCCGCCTGACCCCGCACATCGGGCTGGTCCTGGACTGGGAGCGCACCCCTGAGGTGTTCGAGCGGATGGCCGCCCGGGGCTTCCGCGGGAAGGCGGTGTTGAAGGTGCGCGATTGA
- a CDS encoding methyltransferase, producing the protein MTSTQPSAPQSAMRLRELVFGAACAAAIRAAASLGVPDALGEEPMTVQELASAVRVEPGPLKRLLRALSSYGVFAETDDGRYTHTDMSLQLRKDTPNSLHHIALWCTEPWTWQAWPRLDEAVRSGRSVFPDLFGKEFFTYLHEDAGESAKVFDKAMTRSSRQSAADLAGFLVLNGVESIADIGGGQGHVLADLLEKHPEVQGTLLDLPQVIAGADARLREGGALASRARLVAGDCRSEVPVRADLYIIKNLLEWDDDSTRRTLRNVVGAAGPGARVVVVENLVDDSPSMRFTTAMDLLLLLNVGGAKHSRESMLARLSEAGLQVHDMQPVNPYLHAFECTVPN; encoded by the coding sequence ATGACCTCCACACAACCTTCCGCCCCGCAGTCCGCCATGCGTCTTCGGGAACTGGTCTTCGGCGCCGCCTGCGCCGCGGCGATCCGGGCCGCGGCCTCGCTGGGCGTCCCCGACGCCCTGGGCGAGGAGCCGATGACGGTCCAGGAGCTGGCCTCGGCCGTCCGCGTCGAGCCCGGGCCGCTGAAGCGGCTGCTGCGGGCCCTGTCCAGCTACGGCGTCTTCGCCGAGACCGATGACGGCCGGTACACCCACACCGACATGTCGCTGCAGCTGCGCAAGGACACGCCGAACAGCCTGCACCACATCGCGCTGTGGTGCACGGAGCCGTGGACGTGGCAGGCGTGGCCCCGGCTGGACGAGGCCGTGCGGAGCGGACGGAGCGTCTTCCCCGATCTGTTCGGCAAGGAGTTCTTCACCTACCTGCACGAAGACGCGGGCGAGTCCGCCAAGGTGTTCGACAAGGCCATGACCCGCTCCAGCCGGCAGTCGGCGGCCGACCTCGCCGGGTTCCTCGTCCTCAACGGGGTCGAGAGCATCGCCGACATCGGCGGCGGCCAGGGGCACGTCCTGGCGGACCTGCTGGAGAAGCATCCCGAGGTCCAGGGGACGCTGCTCGACCTGCCGCAGGTGATCGCGGGCGCCGACGCCCGGCTGCGCGAGGGCGGCGCGCTGGCGTCCAGGGCCCGGCTGGTGGCGGGCGACTGCCGGTCCGAGGTGCCGGTCCGGGCCGACCTCTACATCATCAAGAACCTGCTGGAGTGGGACGACGACAGCACCCGCAGGACGCTGCGCAACGTCGTCGGGGCCGCCGGGCCGGGCGCGCGGGTCGTGGTGGTCGAGAACCTGGTCGACGACAGTCCGTCGATGCGGTTCACCACCGCCATGGACCTGTTGCTGCTGCTCAACGTCGGCGGGGCGAAGCATTCGCGGGAGAGCATGCTCGCACGGCTGAGCGAGGCCGGACTGCAAGTCCACGACATGCAACCCGTCAATCCGTATCTGCACGCCTTCGAGTGCACGGTCCCTAACTGA